A stretch of DNA from Streptomyces xanthii:
TCGTACCGGTGCGACGGGATGTCGTAGTGGTCGCGCTCGAAGGCCCGCGGCGGAGCCCCGATCCCCTCGGCGAACCGGTGCAGTTCGTCGTACGACACGTCACTGACCAGGTGCGACCACATCCGGCCGTGGCCCGGCCAGTTCGGCGGATCTATGTAGACCGTCATCCGCCGGCCACCGTGCCGAGCGCCCCGAGGCGGGCCACGACGACCCCGGCCTCCGCGCACACCCAGTGCGGGTCCTCGCCGAGCTCCGGCTCGATGTCGAGCGCGTGCGGGCCCTCGCTGCCCGAGCCGGGACCGCAGACCATGCACAGCGGCCAGCGCCCGTACCGCTCCAGCAGCCCGTCCTTCACGTCCTGCGCGACCAGACCCGAGACGTAGGCGACACCCTCCGGCCACTGCTCGACCCACCAGCGGCGCGAGGTGATCGCGTCCTCGACCAGCGAGACCACGTCGGCGTCGGCGACGCCGATCGCCTTGAGGTCGGCGAGCACGAGCGCGCGGGCCGCGTGCAGGGCCTGCTCCAAGGGGCTGATGGTGTCCATGCCCTCAATTGTGCGCCCGGGCCGAAGGGCCCTTGACCGCGAAGCGTTCCGAAAATATCTTTCAAAACGTGAGCAATGACGTGAAGGAAAGTTTCGCCAACGACGCGCCGCCGGCGCCCGCGGCCCTCGCGGCCAAGGTGCGCACCCTGGCGCCGTCGATGACCCGGTCCATGCAGCGGGTCGCCGAGGCCGTCGCCGGAGACCCGGCCGGCTGCGCGGCCCTCACCGTCACCGGCCTCGCCGAGCTCACCGGCACGAGCGAGGCGACGGTCGTCCGCACCGCCCGCCTCCTCGGCTACCCGGGCTACCGCGACCTGCGCCTCGCCCTCGCCGGACTCGCCGCCCAGCAGCAGTCCGGCCGGGCCCCCGCCGTCACCGCCGACATCGCCGTCGACGACCCGATCGCCGACGTCGTCGCCAAGCTCGCCTACGACGAGCAGCAGACCCTCGCCGACACCGCCGCCGGACTCGACACCGGGCAGCTCGGCGCCGCCGTGCACGCGCTGGCCGGCGCCCGCCGTGTCGACGTGTACGGGGTCGGCGCCTCCGGCCTCGTCGCCCAGGACCTCGCCCAGAAGCTGCTGCGCATCGGGCACATCGCCCACGCGCACAGCGATCCGCACCTCGCGATCACCAACGCGGTGACGCTCCGCTCGGGCGACGTGGCCGTGTCCATCACGCACTCCGGCGCGACCGGTGACGTCATCGAGCCGCTGCGGGTCGCCTTCGAGCACGGGGCGACGACCATCGCCATCACCGGGCGCCCCGACGGGCCCGTCTCGCAGTACGCCGACCACGTCCTGACGACCTCCATAGCGCGCGAGAGCGAGCTGCGGCCCGCCGCGATGTCCTCCCGGACCAGCCAGTTGCTCGTCGTGGACTGCCTGTTCGTGGGCGTCGCGCAGCGCACGTACGAGACGGCCGCGCCGGCTCTGTCGGCGTCCTACGAGGCGCTGGCCCATCGGCATGCGCCGCGAGGCCGGTCATGAGAGCCCGGGCCCACCGGTCTCGTTCTCGGGTGCGGCCCGGTGGGGGCCGGTCGCGCAGTTCCCCGCGCCCCTGAAATGCAGGCGCTTCGCGCCGCATTTCCCCGATGCGGTACCGCCCCTGCGGAGATCGCGCACGAAGTGCGCATCTCCAGGGGCGCGGGGAACTGCGCGAGAAGCCCCACCGGGCCGCACCCGGCGACGAATCCGCACCAGGCAGACGCAACCCGCCCCTCACAGAAAGCCCCGGCCACCCGATGACCACGCCGTACCAGGACCTCCGCGCCCAGCTCGACACCCTCACCACCGAGGCCTTCCGGCCGGAACTCGCCGAGATCGACCAGCTCCCCACCCAGAAGATCGCCGAGCTGATGAACGCGGAGGACGCCTCCGTCCCCCAGGCGGTCGCGGACCGGCTCCCCCAGATCTCCGCCGCGATCGACGGCATCGCCGCCCGCATGGCGAAGGGCGGCCGCCTGGTCTACGCCGGCGCCGGCACCGCGGGCCGCCTCGGCGTCCTGGACGCCTCCGAGTGCCCGCCCACCTTCAACACCTGGGACGGGCAGGTCGTCGGCCTGATCGCGGGCGGCCCCGCCGCGATGGTGACGGCCGTCGAGGGCGCCGAGGACTCCAAGGAACTGGCCGCCGCCGACCTGGACGCCCTTGACCTCACCGAGCACGACGTGGTCGTCGGCATCTCCGCCTCGGGCCGCACCCCGTACGCGATCGGCGCCGTCGAGCACGCCCGCACCCGCTACGGCGCCCTCACCATCGGCCTGTCCTGCAACGCGGGCAGCGCGCTCGCCGCCGCCGCGGACCACGGCATCGAGGTCGTCGTCGGCCCCGAGCTGCTCACCGGTTCGACCCGGCTGAAGTCGGGCACGGCGCAGAAGCTCGTCCTCAACATGCTGTCGACGATCACGATGATCCGGCTCGGCAAGACGTACGGGAACCTCATGGTCGACGTCCGCGCGTCGAACGAGAAGCTGCGGGCCCGCTCCCGCCGCATCGTCTCCCTGGCCACCGGCGCCGAGGACTCCGTCATCGAGGCCGCGCTCGCCGCGACCGACGGCGAGGTCAAGAACGCGATCCTCGTCGTGCTCGGCGAGGTCGACGGTCCGACCGCCGCCCGCCTCCTCACCGAGTCGGACGGACACCTGCGCGGCGCCCTCGCGGCCGCCGCCGGCACCACCGCGTAACACCCGCACGGAACCACCCCCCGCACAGCAAGGCAGCACCACCATGGCCGAGAACAAGAACCGCGACGTGGCGTCCGCGATCCTGCCGCTCGTCGGCGGCGCCGCGAACGTCACCTCCGTGGCCCACTGCATGACCCGGCTCCGGCTGGGTCTCGCGGACCGCTCCCTGGTCCGGGACGAGGAACTGAGGGCCCTGCCCGACGTGATGGGCGTGGTCGAGGACGACACGTACCAGATCGTCCTCGGGCCGGGGAAGGTCGCCCGGGTCACCCCCGAGTTCGAGGAACTGGTCGAGGAGGGCCGCGCCGCGGCCCCCGCGGCCGGGGCGCACCCGGTGACGGCCGACGAACTCGCCGCACAGGGCGCCGAGTTGAAGGCGGCCCGCAAGGAGAAGAACGCGACGCCGTTCAAGCTCTTCCTGCGCCGGATCGCCAACATCTTCGTGCCCCTGATCCCGGCCCTCATCGGCTGCGGCATCATCGCCGGTCTCAACGGCCTGCTGATCAACCTGGAGTGGCTGCCCGGCATCACCCCGGCGCTCGCCGCGATCGCCTCCGGATTCATGGCCCTGATCGCGGTGTTCGTCGGCTACAACACGGCGAAGGAGTTCGGCGGCACCCCGATCCTCGGCGGCGCCGTCGCCGCGATCATCGTCTTCCCGGGCGTCGCGAACATCGAGGCGTTCGGGCAGAAGCTGAGCCCCGGCCAGGGCGGCGTCCTCGGCGCGCTCGGCGCCGCCGTCCTCGCCGTGTACGTCGAGAAGTGGTGCCGCAAATGGGTCCCGGAGGCGGTCGACGTCCTCGTCACCCCGACCGTCACGGTCCTGGTCTCCGGCCTGGTCACGATCTTCGGCCTGATGTACGTCGCCGGTGAGGTCTCCACCGGCATCGGCACCGCGGCCAACTGGCTCCTGGACAACACCGGCGCGTTCGCGGGCCTGGTCCTCGGCGGCCTGTTCCTGCCCCTGGTCATGCTCGGCCTGCACCAGGCCCTCATCCCCATCCACACCACCCTCATCGAGC
This window harbors:
- a CDS encoding DUF4031 domain-containing protein, with translation MTVYIDPPNWPGHGRMWSHLVSDVSYDELHRFAEGIGAPPRAFERDHYDIPSHRYEDAVRAGAVEIGSKELVRRLTDAGLRRPKGRPA
- a CDS encoding MurR/RpiR family transcriptional regulator, with protein sequence MSNDVKESFANDAPPAPAALAAKVRTLAPSMTRSMQRVAEAVAGDPAGCAALTVTGLAELTGTSEATVVRTARLLGYPGYRDLRLALAGLAAQQQSGRAPAVTADIAVDDPIADVVAKLAYDEQQTLADTAAGLDTGQLGAAVHALAGARRVDVYGVGASGLVAQDLAQKLLRIGHIAHAHSDPHLAITNAVTLRSGDVAVSITHSGATGDVIEPLRVAFEHGATTIAITGRPDGPVSQYADHVLTTSIARESELRPAAMSSRTSQLLVVDCLFVGVAQRTYETAAPALSASYEALAHRHAPRGRS
- the murQ gene encoding N-acetylmuramic acid 6-phosphate etherase, with the protein product MTTPYQDLRAQLDTLTTEAFRPELAEIDQLPTQKIAELMNAEDASVPQAVADRLPQISAAIDGIAARMAKGGRLVYAGAGTAGRLGVLDASECPPTFNTWDGQVVGLIAGGPAAMVTAVEGAEDSKELAAADLDALDLTEHDVVVGISASGRTPYAIGAVEHARTRYGALTIGLSCNAGSALAAAADHGIEVVVGPELLTGSTRLKSGTAQKLVLNMLSTITMIRLGKTYGNLMVDVRASNEKLRARSRRIVSLATGAEDSVIEAALAATDGEVKNAILVVLGEVDGPTAARLLTESDGHLRGALAAAAGTTA
- a CDS encoding PTS transporter subunit EIIC, giving the protein MAENKNRDVASAILPLVGGAANVTSVAHCMTRLRLGLADRSLVRDEELRALPDVMGVVEDDTYQIVLGPGKVARVTPEFEELVEEGRAAAPAAGAHPVTADELAAQGAELKAARKEKNATPFKLFLRRIANIFVPLIPALIGCGIIAGLNGLLINLEWLPGITPALAAIASGFMALIAVFVGYNTAKEFGGTPILGGAVAAIIVFPGVANIEAFGQKLSPGQGGVLGALGAAVLAVYVEKWCRKWVPEAVDVLVTPTVTVLVSGLVTIFGLMYVAGEVSTGIGTAANWLLDNTGAFAGLVLGGLFLPLVMLGLHQALIPIHTTLIEQQGYTVLLPILAMAGAGQVGCAIAVFKRLKRNKSIRTTIKSALPAGFLGVGEPLIYGVSLPLGRPFVTACVGGAAGGAFVGLFSMLGDKVGSTAIGPSGWALFPLLDGNKGLGTTAAIYGGGLLVGYVVGFLATYFFGFSKQMLIDLNADVDAGESAAARAEEGPSAPHTDPTKEPAQV